A single window of Salvia splendens isolate huo1 chromosome 8, SspV2, whole genome shotgun sequence DNA harbors:
- the LOC121745756 gene encoding uncharacterized protein LOC121745756, translating into MDMLAKQLSQIATSLSEMRGNERRIHATVKPPDRANISQITLRSEQEYKGPTMRIDEGTPTGVSKEGDDLIHQKEDTGTKEAETREARTKGDIQIGGLRKPVPRMADPLFLDPGTEVDKEEVMKESGESSKGDSSNTVKQVTPFPTEGMSEKKKDDPVDFMEIFGKLEINLPFLQALKLPLFSKFIKEFNADKTRPNGKIVIGESVSAVIQKRRMSSKRTDSGMFTLPISIRDIRIEHAMCDLGASINVLPLSIDKKLVGVRMLETKVVIQLADRSCISPEGVLENVMVKVHDFLYPADFHVIRMRENESAESSGVLLGRSFLRIAKTITDVFDGTIFLDYHGEKFTFNIDEAMKKP; encoded by the coding sequence atggatatgctggcgaAGCAGTTATCCCAGATTGCCACTTCCCTGAGTGAGATGCGTGGGAATGAAAGAAGAATCCATGCCACAGTTAAGCCACCAGATAGggctaacatcagtcaaatcacccTTAGGTCCGAACAAGAGTATAAGGGTCCGACAATGAGGATTGATGAAGGGACGCCTACTGGGGTCAGCAAAGAAGGAGATGATCTAATCCATCAGAAGGAAGACACTGGGACAAAAGAAGCGGAAACAAGGGAAGCCAGAACAAAGGGTGATATCCAGATCGGTGGCTTGAGAAAACCAGTACCCCGAATGGCTGACCCACTTTTCCTAGACCCAGGAACTGAAGTGGACAAAGAAGAAGTAATGAAAGAAAGTGGAGAGTCTTCTAAGGGAGATTCTAGCAACACGGTCAAACAAGTGACCCCTTTCCCTACCGAGGGGATGtcagaaaaaaagaaagatgatCCAGTAGACTTCATGGAAATCTTCGGCAAGCTGGAAATCAACCTGCCATTCCTGCAGGCTCTGAAGCTGCCTcttttcagcaagttcatcaaggaattcaaCGCCGATAAGACTAGACCCAATGGCAAAATAGTGATCGGAGAAAGTGTttcagcagtgattcagaagcggaggatgtcATCAAAACGCACCGActcaggtatgttcactctgccCATTTCAATTAGGGACAttagaattgagcatgctatgtgtgatctAGGAgcttcgataaatgttttaccgctttccatcgACAAGAAGTTGGTAGGAGTACGAATGCTTGAAACGAAAGTGGTGATCCAATTagcggataggtcatgcattaGTCCAGAGggtgtgttagaaaatgtgATGGTTAAggtacatgatttcttgtatccagccgatttccatgtgattaggatGAGAGAaaatgaatctgctgagtctagcggagTGTTATTAGGTAGATCATTCCTACGCATCGCTAAGACCATAactgatgtttttgatggaacaattttcCTGGATTatcatggggagaaattcacATTTAACATTGATGAGGCTATGAAAAAACCTTAA